The sequence CGATAACCGCACCGAGTAAAACCCAAAACCTCATTATTCTCACCCGCCCTCTCTGCCGCAGACCCTGCACTTTCTTCTCTTGGGTGAAAATATCGCCGCCAGCGCAAAAAGAATTGCGGACACCATCACTATTGCTGCGCCCGAGGCAATAGAAAGAAAATAGGAAAGCAAAAGCCCGGTGATACTTGCCAAAACCGCTGCTAACCAGGAAATGATAAACATCATTCCATATCTATTGGTGAGTTGATAAGCGGTTGCCGCCGGAATCACTAAAAGCGCCTCAACCAGAATTATCCCTACCGCCTTGATGGAAACAACTACCGTCAGGGCAATCAAGGCAAGTTGAAGGGCATTGAGAGCTCCTCTTGGTAAACCAACCGCCTGCGCCATCTCCTCATCAAAAGCGAGGAACTTGAACTCCTTATAAAATAAGAAAACCACCATAAGCACAGCTATGGTCAGAGCCAGCATCAGTATTATATTTCCCTTTGTCACACCTAAAATATTACCGAAAAGATAGCCATAAACCCGCGCATCATAACGACGCATCAGTCCGATGAAAATCACGCCTAACGCCATCGTCCAAGAAAAGAATATGCCAATTGCGGTATCCTGACGCAGATTTGCCCTTGTCCCAGTTAGACTTATTAAACCTGCTGTTCCGAGACAGAAAAGCACCGCGCTTAACAAGGGGTCAACACCTAATAGAAAGCCTATTGCCACTCCGCCAAATGCGGCATGGGCAATACCGGCACCGGCAAAAGCCAGCCCCCGCAAAACCACAAACACGCCGATAACCGAACAGACCGTCGCCACCAAAAAAGAACCCAAAATGGCGTTACGGATAAAACCAAAGTAAAGAATCTCAGGCATGATGGTCACCCACAACCACATAGCGCCGGTTATCCTGTTCCACCACCAAGACCGGGATGCCGTAAAGTCGTTTCAAAACCTCTGGTTTTAAAACCTCGGCACAGGTGCCAAAAGCCTGAATTCTCCGGTTCAAAAGCATCACCTTGTCCACACACAGCATAATCTCATTGAGATCATGGGTGACATAAACCGTTGTCAAACCCCTCTCTTTATGCAGGGTGCGCACCAGTTCCACAATCTGCCCCCTTGTTGCCACATCAACACCTGCGGTTGGCTCGTCAAGGAGCAGAATCTCCGGTTCTTGCATTAATGCCCGGGCAAGGAAAAGCCGCTGCTGCTGACCCCCGGAAAGATGACCGGCAATGTGATACGCATTCCCTTCAAGTCCCACCGCATGCAAGAGTCCCATCGCCTTATCCCTTTCCCTTTTCCCGGGTGAGCGGAGAAGCCCAAGGGATGGGTATAGACCCATCAAAACCGCATCAAGAACACTCACTGGAAAGTTTGGGTCAATCGGTTTGCGCTGAGGCACATAACCGATCCTGCGTCTGACCGCGGCGATTCTGTTACCATCCGCACCAAGAACCGTGACTCTGCCTTTAACCGGTTTGATCAAACCAAGAACAGTCTTCAGAAGCGTAGTTTTCCCCGAACCATTTGGACCGATGACCCCAAAAAATTCCCCCTGTTCCAGCCGGAATGAAACCTCCTCAAGCGCGACGGTGTGTTGATAGGCAACGGTTACATCTCTAAACTCAATAGCGCTCATCAATCACCGGCTGACAAGAAAGGCAATCAGGGTGCGCAAAGGCACACCGGTCGCGCCAACCGGACAATAATCCCTTGGCTCGCTCGTAAAGGCGGTGCCGGCAATGTCAATATGAACCCAGTTAATCTCCTTGGGCACAAACTCGGATAAAAACAGCCCGCCGATAATTGTGCCCGCATTCATCGGCTTACCAATATTCTTCAGGTCAGCAACCTCGCTTTTCATATGACTTCGGTAGCGCTCAATCAAAGGCAGCTGCCAGAAAAGTTCACCCTGCTCCTTGCCGAGATTGATAAGCCGCTCAATCGTTTTCTGGTCGGTTCCCAAAACACCTGAGCACTCATTCCCCAGTGCGACTACACAGGCACCGGTCAGCGTCGCAATGTCTACCATTAAATCCGGCTTAAGCGTAGCCCCATAGGCAAGCGCATCAGCAAGCAAAAGCCTGCCCTCAGCATCGGTGTTCATCACCTCCACCGTCTTGCCGTTGAAATGGCGAATAACATCACCGGGTTTCTGCGCACCGCCTCCGGGCAGGTTCTCGGCAAAAGGCGCAAGGCCGATGATTGTATAGGGCAAATCCACATCCCTTAAATATTTGAATAGCCCGAAAACCACCCCGGCTCCTGACATATCGTCCTTCATATTCTCCATCTGCTGCGCGGTCTTTAATGAAAGCCCGCCTGAATCAAATGTTATCCCCTTGCCGACAAAGACCAAAGTCCCCTTTGACCTGCCTTTTGGTGTATAGGTCAGTTGCACCATACAGGGTGGATTGTGCGAGCCTCTGCCAACACCCAAAATTCCACCCATCCCCTGTTTTTCCAGTTCTGCCTTATCCATCACCTTCAAGGTTATCCTGCCTGGCACCACGAGTTCCTCAGCCCGTTCTGCCATCCTCATTGGCGCCTTGTTTTGCGAAGGCTCATTGACCAAATCCCGCACATAACAGACCGCCTCGCTGCGTAGCCTTGCCTCCTCTGCCGCCTTGCGCATTGTTGCTGATGGCGGATTCTGACTTACGATCACCATCTCCTCAAGCGGCTCGGGCTCATCCGGCCTTAACTTCCGAAACCGCAAATCCCGGTAAGCGGCAAGAACTCCACCCTCAACTATACCAGCAACAAAACCAAGGGCATCACCCCTTATCTCCTTATCCTCGGGCAGGAGAATTCCGAGCGACTTTGCCCCAATCTCCTCCGCCCTTTTTACCGCCTTGGCAACTGCTATCCTTACCCTATCCGGCTCAAAATCCTTCCGTTTGCCCAAACCGGTAAGGATAATCCGCTCTTCGCCTTCTTGAGAGCGCAGAAGTGCGGTTCTCCTTAACTCACCCTGAAACCGCTCCTCTGTTGCTATTTGTGTTAGTTTCCTCCCCTTTTCCTTATCCATTCCCAAGGGCTTATTCTCACCCTCAAACATCAATGCGGCATAGGTCTTCCCGCTCCACTTTGACTTTGAAATCAACTCAATCTTCATCCTTTCTCCTTTCTTTTATTTAATCTTAACCCCTTTTACTTGCCTTTGTCAATGCCGGCTCATCCC comes from candidate division WOR-3 bacterium and encodes:
- a CDS encoding metal ABC transporter ATP-binding protein, yielding MSAIEFRDVTVAYQHTVALEEVSFRLEQGEFFGVIGPNGSGKTTLLKTVLGLIKPVKGRVTVLGADGNRIAAVRRRIGYVPQRKPIDPNFPVSVLDAVLMGLYPSLGLLRSPGKRERDKAMGLLHAVGLEGNAYHIAGHLSGGQQQRLFLARALMQEPEILLLDEPTAGVDVATRGQIVELVRTLHKERGLTTVYVTHDLNEIMLCVDKVMLLNRRIQAFGTCAEVLKPEVLKRLYGIPVLVVEQDNRRYVVVGDHHA
- a CDS encoding metal ABC transporter permease, whose translation is MWLWVTIMPEILYFGFIRNAILGSFLVATVCSVIGVFVVLRGLAFAGAGIAHAAFGGVAIGFLLGVDPLLSAVLFCLGTAGLISLTGTRANLRQDTAIGIFFSWTMALGVIFIGLMRRYDARVYGYLFGNILGVTKGNIILMLALTIAVLMVVFLFYKEFKFLAFDEEMAQAVGLPRGALNALQLALIALTVVVSIKAVGIILVEALLVIPAATAYQLTNRYGMMFIISWLAAVLASITGLLLSYFLSIASGAAIVMVSAILFALAAIFSPKRRKCRVCGREGG
- a CDS encoding leucyl aminopeptidase, whose protein sequence is MKIELISKSKWSGKTYAALMFEGENKPLGMDKEKGRKLTQIATEERFQGELRRTALLRSQEGEERIILTGLGKRKDFEPDRVRIAVAKAVKRAEEIGAKSLGILLPEDKEIRGDALGFVAGIVEGGVLAAYRDLRFRKLRPDEPEPLEEMVIVSQNPPSATMRKAAEEARLRSEAVCYVRDLVNEPSQNKAPMRMAERAEELVVPGRITLKVMDKAELEKQGMGGILGVGRGSHNPPCMVQLTYTPKGRSKGTLVFVGKGITFDSGGLSLKTAQQMENMKDDMSGAGVVFGLFKYLRDVDLPYTIIGLAPFAENLPGGGAQKPGDVIRHFNGKTVEVMNTDAEGRLLLADALAYGATLKPDLMVDIATLTGACVVALGNECSGVLGTDQKTIERLINLGKEQGELFWQLPLIERYRSHMKSEVADLKNIGKPMNAGTIIGGLFLSEFVPKEINWVHIDIAGTAFTSEPRDYCPVGATGVPLRTLIAFLVSR